Proteins from a genomic interval of Cuculus canorus isolate bCucCan1 chromosome 19, bCucCan1.pri, whole genome shotgun sequence:
- the SETX gene encoding probable helicase senataxin isoform X3, whose amino-acid sequence MSTCQWCTPSGSDTIEFLKSYASQRLSPEDLEGSNDDLCYCLECVVEYHKAREKLPRLHEVLWELETSRLVAHIEKSMREDAGEDDELFIVDRNGETQLPGYVGPDFENNLRVPLLEILKYPYLLLHEKLSELCVDVLCRMEQSCNSFQVFEKYPGIYLFLVHPNEVVRRWAIVTARNLGKVDRDDYYDLKEVLTCLFKVIELGLFESPDIYCSSMIEKGKLILLPSHLYDTANHKNYWLGICMLLSVLEEQAMESLLLGLDKQNDFMQSILHTMEKEAADDSTDPFWPALRCFMIILEQLGSKVWGQLIDPVQAFQTIINNVSYNNEIKNIRSSFKRTKSEPESDYGDDDMVTCSQMVYNYNTEKSQKDTGWKTAICPDYCPNMYEDMQTLASVLQSDIGRETRVHDSTFLWFIPFVQSLMDLKDLGVAYIVEVIHYLCLEIREILNQRFQQCDKISEFFLLILVSIIELHRNKKCLHLLWISSQEWVEAVVRCAKLPAVAFTRCTEKSSGHYVRGSAAASLQASNSVQQACVQLIRSLLREGYQIGQHALCKQYLDKLNLFLRGNLSLGWQLNIQETQELQLCLRQVVRSAKDRALRTPPPARNNANSPTFPSISIKQEKSVCGDEGKMNVHGRDDLWSPFAGISEEDGGEDCQENPSPTRKSAWGEECRDATESSRPWRSTIGLLNIKKELNDTAQEYDRPHNSSATELYGKVQENRNNDLVAGKCDTDNQCFNPNAQHSDFRSGGLENKCEAGHATPMRMAAQSRIASPEHVYSLDEKENNKSFSSSSKFKVDAHILTNLKNKLQKIGWPSKALQPGKQCDLKTSGLATGASKPEAEQCKSCTDYLCTSKGCHKHQGESTLGENEISVDASSSRTCESTQGRSINSAFQSRLIPTKQISKETPLGCSSSSNEAGVQEKGDYGVLVAGVSDTLLKKVSTEEKSSSLLKSVFRTETDMQTSDQEQLDLDDLGKYDCKGQISRTFYLDKTSASGCVSSSLENKRDTGNPAAQIRPLPVKCESSDRLFKFSEYFKRENNSVGKKEEDFVKVVSEDDTLADSQVDRELGKLSLAAYAKSVNFPFDSSQESSVHHNVSDIKRKVKGAVRSSIDGQGTKSPCDADCPDNQVIIISDSSEEENGVTDKEEKDQKNENACPEKQPSTSSCISDSDMKAESKMPSSPLSLEDDGDCGSQYFEFETEGDVYSVWQDTQAYCMEATQEYKQGQVATSIDSSDPDDLLDDHTNELGYDMDYISDDTMEEEANLIEKQVGNTSHQKEADNTKEVTKSMLQESTSKGNTKDQLEHFADKGTVPEDFTLDSKLTESRASTSNISLASKLALKKNSTSPRKTTAECKVARTIQRSPKKSPSLKTVQNKKLLQSTSKSPQLGRSVPAVVPPRKVRQSPVPASTVEKLGLKKAPRKAFELSQRSLESVALLRSHGKAAGRVGLAQKRKSKLIAPQNLSIKYNKKLLACQDLQYLRQTRPKTSVRARNSAGSSESRNRKVNKVDAASEKQKPESFELASVERSVENQRGKRSEESVCVSAGKSKFESPSVEETRVSEMPSSSVLNRKLQDDSMTVPHVPTDSGLSSTALGGDKGEPSGKGRIVQPECENATSKESGGKPDENSEDDDDLFLTQLDPMDMELCSEEESVQDTTVDTVKPEEMDTAKSLQQKESLTMVKCKYKDCMEKVEKTGDYCSKHSATSSEADHVFAKPLLPLSKPRKPSTTKIFSSASSSRNAAFSRDLEDVKKLPPSSKTKLKAAKPVLIKPPIAKTVPIGNQTCKPPSFSNVLQPHNSNNVFQSQNRQNNNASDISRRPARETYSSFLGAQQRDHSIFVNEVLKWTYEMFASSSQFGCPGHLLQSVVASVPVQFQGYNDYFNTFFPLMMLNAFETLAQDWIENQRVRQQSYHFYLQKFYADVGYNTAECTANFRESDLARQLHPKEFDLIFFVVQKKKDTFGEENEMENSIVSQVGLVKRFSRGSGSLTGQNEQHTTCYLSLYTRSNLSFFVNKQVKCVVVGSLVTINRTFRGLLLLSRSPLLNPIINPSYNDFCPRDLIIASGSAASDMNEYNEDQKRAIETAYAMVKQHPGLPKICLIHGPPGTGKSKTIVGLLTRVLSENTRNEKGTQKTNSKIKPNRFLVCAPSNAAVDELMKKIILVFKGKCRNRQEPLGNCGDINLVRMGAEKAINSEVRGFSLDKQVEHRMRRMPADCDQDIQKKKAALDRQLDELSRQRAMHRCERTKSQMLTDEIGRLSKERQQLASQLKEVRGHSQKVQADIILESDIICCTLSASGGVLLESVFGRQRLDPFCCVIVDEAGQSCEVETLIPLIHRCNKLVLVGDPRQLPPTVKSVLRNMGMISP is encoded by the exons GTCTTGTGGGAGTTGGAAACCTCCCGTCTTGTTGCTCATATTGAGAAATCCATGCGAGAAGACGCTGGAGAAGATGATGAATTGTTTATAGTGGATAGGAATGGAGAGACACAGCTGCCTGGTTATGTGGGCCCAGATTTTGAGAATAACCTGAGAGTGCCCCTtctagaaatactgaaatatccATACCTGCTGCTGCATGAGAAACTCA GTGAGCTGTGTGTAGATGTGCTTTGTAGAATGGAACAAAGTTgcaactcctttcaggtatttgagAAATATCCAGGAATTTATCTCTTTTTAGTACACCCCAATGAAGTG GTTCGTAGATGGGCCATCGTAACAGCAAGGAATTTAGGGAAGGTTGACAGGGATGATTACTACGACTTAAAGGAAGTGCTAACTTGCTTGTTTAAAGTTATCGAGTTGGGGCTTTTTGAGAGTCCAGATATTTACTGCTCTTCAATGATTGAAAAGGGTAAACTTATCCTTTTGCCCTCTCATTTATATGATACTGCCAACCACAAGAACTATTGGCTAG GGATTTGTATGTTGCTGTCAGTGCTGGAAGAACAAGCTATGGAGTCTTTGTTGCTGGGCCTAGACAAACAAAATGATTTCATGCAGTCTATTCTACACACAatggagaaagaagcagctg ATGATTCTACTGACCCCTTCTGGCCAGCGCTGCGTTGTTTCATGATTATTTTGGAGCAGCTCGGATCTAAAGTATGGGGTCAGCTTATTGATCCTGTCCAAGCCTTTCAAACCATTATCAACAATGTGAGCTacaacaatgaaataaaaaatatacgCAGTAGCTTTAAGAG GACAAAATCTGAACCGGAGTCAGACTATGGTGACGATGACATGGTTACTTGCAGTCAGATGGTGTATAATTATAACACTGAAAAGTCtcaaaag GATACTGGATGGAAGACTGCCATTTGTCCTGACTACTGCCCCAACATGTATGAAGATATGCAAACCCTTGCTAGTGTGCTTCAGTCTGATATTGGCAGAGAAACGCGTGTCCATGACAGCACATTTCTGTGGTTCATCCCTTTTGTTCAGTCACTCATGGATCTTAAGGACTTGGGTGTAGCATATATAGTAGAGGTCATTCATTACCTTTGCTTGGAAATCAGAGAGATTCTCAATCAGAGATTCCAGCAGTGTGACAAAATCTCTGAATTTTTCCTCCTGATCTTGGTGTCTATCATTGAACTACACAGAAATAAGAAGTGCCTGCATTTGCTATGGATTAGCTCCCAAGAATGGGTGGAAGCAGTGGTGAGATGTGCTAAGCTTCCAGCTGTAGCATTTACACGGTGCACTGAAAAATCGTCTGGACACTATGTGAGAggttcagcagcagcatctttaCAAGCTTCTAATTCTGTGCAGCAGGCCTGTGTGCAGCTGATACGAAGCCTTCTTAGAGAAGGCTATCAAATTGGGCAGCATGCTCTTTGTAAGCAATACCTAGACAAACTGAACCTTTTTCTGCGAGGAAATCTATCTTTAGGTTGGCAGCTGAACATCCAGGAAACCCAGGAATTACAGTTGTGTTTAAGGCAAGTTGTAAGAAGTGCAAAGGACAGAGCGTTGCGTACCCCTCCACCTGCCAGAAACAATGCAAACTCTCCAACTTTTCCTAGCATTTCTATAAAGCAAGAGAAGAGTGTATGTGGTGATGAAGGCAAGATGAATGTGCATGGCAGAGATGACCTTTGGTCACCGTTTGCTGGCATATCAGAAGAGGATGGAGGTGAGGATTGTCAAGAGAACCCTTCCCCTACAAGAAAGAGTGCCTGGGGAGAGGAATGTAGAGATGCAACTGAAAGTTCAAGACCTTGGAGATCCACAATAGGCCTCTTGAATATTAAAAAGGAACTTAATGACACAGCTCAGGAATATGACCGCCCGCACAACTCTTCGGCAACAGAATTGTATGGCAAAGTTCAGGAAAATAGGAACAATGATCTTGTGGCTGGGAAATGTGATACTGATAATCAGTGCTTTAATCCAAATGCCCAGCATTCTGATTTCAGAAGTGGAGGGTTGGAGAACAAATGTGAAGCAGGACACGCAACACCAATGCGTATGGCTGCTCAAAGTCGTATTGCTTCTCCAGAACATGTTTATAGCTtggatgaaaaggaaaacaacaagtCTTTCAGTTCGTCTTCAAAGTTTAAAGTAGATGCACATATACTCACGAATTTGAAAAACAAGCTACAGAAAATTGGATGGCCCTCAAAAGCATTGCAGCCAGGGAAGCAGTGTGATTTGAAAACCTCCGGTTTAGCAACAGGTGCTTCAAAACCAGAGGCAGAACAATGCAAGTCTTGCACTGACTATCTGTGCACAAGCAAAGGTTGTCATAAACATCAGGGAGAGAGTACTCTGGGTGAAAATGAAATCTCTGTTGATGCTTCATCTTCCAGGACTTGTGAAAGTACACAGGGGAGAAGCATCAACAGTGCTTTTCAATCTAGACTCATCCCCACTAAACAGATATCAAAAGAAACACCTCTAGgttgctccagctcctcaaatGAAGCTGGTGTGCAGGAAAAGGGAGATTATGGTGTTTTGGTTGCTGGGGTTAGTGACACCTTACTGAAGAAGGTATCCACTGAAGAAAAATCCAGTTCCTTGTTGAAGTCTGTGTTTAGGACAGAAACTGACATGCAAACTTCAGACCAAGAACAGCTTGATTTAGATGACTTGGGTAAATATGACTGTAAAGGTCAAATTTCAAGGACATTTTATTTGGATAAAACTTCAGCAAGTGGTTGTGTTTCATCTAGCTTAGAAAACAAGAGGGATACAGGCAACCCTGCTGCTCAGATCAGGCCACTGCCAGTGAAGTGTGAATCAAGTGACAGGTTGTTCAAATTCTCAGAATATTTCAAGAGAGAGAACAattcagtggggaaaaaagaagaggatttTGTGAAGGTTGTTTCTGAAGATGATACTTTAGCAGATTCCCAGGTTGATAGAGAGCTTGGTAAATTATCTTTAGCTGCGTATGCCAAAAGTGTCAATTTTCCCTTTGACTCAAGCCAAGAAAGCTCAGTACACCATAACGTATCTGATattaaaaggaaagtgaaagGTGCTGTAAGATCTTCCATTGATGGCCAAGGTACCAAGTCTCCCTGTGATGCAGATTGTCCTGACAATCAAGTCATTATAATTTCAGACTcttctgaggaagaaaatggtGTGACtgacaaggaggaaaaagaccAAAAGAATGAAAACGCATGTCCTGAAAAGCAGCCTTCAACTTCCAGCTGCATTTCTGATAGTGATATGAAAGCAGAGTCCAAGATGCCGAGCTCTCCCTTGTCACTGGAGGATGATGGAGACTGTGGGTCTCAGTACTTCGAATTTGAAACAGAAGGTGATGTCTATTCGGTTTGGCAAGATACTCAAGCATACTGTATGGAGGCAACTCAAGAGTATAAACAAGGTCAAGTTGCAACATCAATTGATAGTAGTGATCCAGATGACTTACTGGACGATCACACAAATGAATTGGGTTACGATATGGATTACATAAGTGATGATACCATGGAAGAAGAAGCAAATTTGATAGAAAAGCAGGTAGGAAATACTTCTCATCAGAAAGAAGCTGATAATACAAAGGAAGTAACTAAGTCAATGTTGCAAGAATCCACTAGTAAGGGAAATACGAAAGATCAACTGGAGCATTTTGCAGACAAAGGAACTGTTCCTGAAGACTTCACTCTGGACTCCAAATTGACTGAATCTAGAGCATCTACATCTAACATCTCATTAGCTTCAAAGTTGGCCCTCAAGAAAAATAGCACGAGCCCACGGAAGACTACAGCTGAATGTAAGGTAGCAAGAACTATTCAAAGAAGTCCTAAAAAATCTCCTTCTCTTAAAACggttcaaaataaaaaactacTTCAAAGTACGTCAAAAAGTCCTCAGCTTGGCAGGTCAGTGCCTGCTGTGGTTCCTCCAAGGAAAGTTCGTCAGTCTCCTGTACCAGCATCAACTGTAGAAAAACTTGGCCTGAAGAAGGCACCCCGCAAAGCATTTGAATTATCCCAGCGCTCTTTAGAGAGCGTAGCTCTATTGCGCAGCCATGGTAAAGCTGCAGGGAGAGTTGGACTTGCGCAGAAACGGAAGAGTAAACTAATTGCTCCTCAGAATTTGtctataaaatataataaaaaattgctAGCCTGCCAAGACCTTCAGTATTTAAGGCAGACAAGACCCAAAACCAGTGTCAGAGCGAGAAATTCGGCAGGAAGTTCTGAGAGTAGGAACAGAAAAGTTAACAAAGTGGATGCGGCATCTGAGAAACAAAAGCCTGAAAGTTTTGAACTGGCATCGGTCGAAAGATCTGTTGAAAACCAAAGAGGTAAAAGAAGTGAGGAGTCTGTTTGTGTCTCTGCTGGTAAGAGTAAATTTGAAAGCCCCTCTGTGGAGGAGACGCGTGTCTCTGAAATGCCTAGTTCTTCAGTCTTGAACAGAAAATTGCAGGATGACAGTATGACGGTTCCTCATGTACCTACGGATTCAGGTCTCTCTTCTACTGCACTTGGAGGCGATAAAGGTGAACCTTCAGGAAAAGGTCGCATTGTCCAGCCTGAGTGTGAGAATGCAACTTCAAAAGAAAGTGGGGGTAAGCCAGATGAAAACagtgaagatgatgatgatctGTTTTTAACTCAGTTAGATCCTATGGATATGGAATTATGCTCAGAGGAGGAAAGTGTTCAAGATACTACTGTAGATACAGTAAAACCAGAGGAAATGGATACTGCCAAAAGCCTTCAGCAGAAAGAATCCTTGACTATGGTGAAATGTAAGTACAAAGACTGCatggaaaaagtggaaaaaacaggAGACTACTGTAGTAAGCATTCGGCTACCAGCTCAGAAGCAGATCACGTGTTTGCCAAACCTCTCCTGCCGCTTTCTAAACCAAGAAAGCCTTCCACTACCAAAATTTTCAGCTCAGCAAGTTCTTCGCGGAATGCAGCCTTCAGCAGGGATCTTGAAGATGTTAAAAAGCTACCGCCATCTTCAAAAACCAAACTGAAGGCAGCAAAACCTGTGCTGATCAAGCCACCGATTGCAAAGACTGTACCAATAGGAAATCAAACATGCAAACCTCCAAGTTTCAGTAATGTACTACAACCTCATAATTCTAATAACGTTTTCCAGTCACAAAATAGACAGAACAACAATGCTTCAGATATTTCCAGGAGGCCTGCCCGAGAAACgtattcttcctttcttggtGCGCAACAACGTGATCATAGTATTTTTGTTAATGAAGTCCTAAAGTGGACATACGAAATGTTTGCAAGTTCCAGCCAGTTTGGATGTCCAGGTCATCTCCTGCAGTCTGTAGTAGCCTCTGTCCCTGTCCAATTTCAGGGATACAATGactattttaatacatttttcccCTTGATGATGCTAAACGCCTTTGAAACA CTGGCACAAGATTGGATAGAAAACCAGAGAGTGAGGCAGCAGAGTTACCACTTCTACTTACAGAAATTCTATGCTGACGTTGGATACAATACAGCAGAGTGCACAG CCAACTTTCGAGAAAGTGATTTGGCAAGACAGCTTCATCCAAAGGAGTTTGACTTAATCTTTTTCGTggtccaaaagaaaaaagacacctttggggaagaaaatgagatggaGAACAGTATAGTGAGTCAAGTTGGTCTTGTGAAGCGATTTTCTCGTGGATCTGGCTCTTTAACCG GACAAAATGAACAGCATACCACCTGTTACCTTTCTCTGTATACTAGAAGCAATTTGTCATTCTTCGTAAATAAGCAAGTGAAGTGTGTGGTGGTTGGCTCCCTGGTGACCATAAACCGAACATTCAGAGGTCTGCTACTGTTGAGTAGGAGTCCCCTGCTTAATCCCATCATAAATCCAAGTTACAATGACTTCTGTCCTAGAGATTTGATCATAGCTTCAGGAAGTGCT GCATCAGATATGAATGAATACAATGAAGATCAAAAGAGAGCAATTGAGACAGCTTATGCCATGGTAAAACAACATCCGGGCCTTCCCAAGATTTGCCTCATTCATGGACCACCTGGAACAGGGAAATCAAAAACTATTGTTGGACTTCTGACTCGTGTTTTGAGCGAA AACACTAGGAATGAGAAAGGAACTCAAAAAACAAATTCCAAGATCAAGCCAAACCGTTTTCTTGTTTGTGCACCATCAAATGCTGCTGTTGATGAACTCATGAAAAAGATCATCCTCGTATTTAAGGGAAAATGCCGGAACAGACAGGAGCCTTTGG GAAACTGTGGTGATATCAACTTAGTACGAATGGGTGCTGAAAAAGCAATCAACAGTGAAGTCCGAGGATTTAGCCTGGATAAACAAGTTGAACACAGAATGA GACGAATGCCAGCTGACTGTGACCAggatattcagaagaaaaaagcagctctggatCGACAGCTGGATGAGCTGTCTCGCCAGCGTGCAATGCACCGGTGTGAGAGGACGAAG AGTCAAATGTTAACTGATGAAATTGGCAGACTTTCTAAGGAGAGACAACAGCTTGCTTCTCAACTAAAAGAG GTTCGGGGGCACTCTCAGAAAGTACAGGCAGATATCATCTTGGAGTCCGACATCATCTGCTGCACGCTAAGTGCGAGTGGAGGAGTTCTGCTGGAATCTGTTTTTGGGCGGCAAAGACTTGATCCTTTCTGCTGTGTCATTGTGGATGAG GCAGGGCAGTCCTGTGAGGTTGAAACGCTGATTCCACTGATCCATCGCTGTAATAAACTTGTCCTTGTTGGAGATCCCAGGCAGCTCCCTCCTACTGTAAAATCCGTG